The genomic DNA GAGGAATTCGTTCTATTGTCTTGGGATGGAAATTCTATTTCGATTCGGCATGACTGTATACCCGGACAGTGCGGATGGAAGTTTGAGCACGAATTTCTCATTGATGACAGCACCATCACGTTGATTGAGAGAGACACCTCTACCGAGGTCGCGGGATGCAGTTGCAAATTTCGGGGAGCGTTTCACGAAAGTGTTGAGGCGGGAGTCTACGAATTTCGAATCATTGCTGATGCCGCCGCTTGGGGAGGCGAAGTCGCGACACGCCTCTCCGAACCGATCGAACTCACGGCATCGGAATCCGCGGAGTACTGCTTTCACATCGAGTATTGAGCGGAGTATCGGACGCGCACCGTTTCACCCGCCGCCCAGATAGGCGGTGCGGACGTTTTCGTCGGCGAGGAGCTGCGCCGACGGCCCTTCGAGCGTGATGCGGCCCGTCTCCATCACGTATCCCCGCTGCGCCAGATGCAGCGCGGCCTGCGCGTTTTGCTCGACCAGCAGGATCGTGACGCCCGACGCGGCGAGCTCGGCGATAACGCGGAAGATCTGCGCGACGATGAGCGGCGCGAGGCCGAGCGACGGTTCGTCGAGCAGCAGCAGGCGCGGTTTGGCCATGAGACCGCGCCCCACGGCCAGCATCTGCTGTTCGCCGCCCGAGAGCGTGCCCGCGGTCTGGCGGCGGCGCTCGGCCAGCACGGGGAAGAGGGCGAAGACGCGGTCGAGATCGGCGCGGATGCCCGCCGCGTCGCGCCGCGTGTACGCGCCC from Deltaproteobacteria bacterium includes the following:
- a CDS encoding ABC transporter ATP-binding protein gives rise to the protein MKSKGAGKSTTLKCVSGLIRAGAGRIVFEDRDITRAPEHEIVAMGLVQVPEGRRVFPKMTVAENLDMGAYTRRDAAGIRADLDRVFALFPVLAERRRQTAGTLSGGEQQMLAVGRGLMAKPRLLLLDEPSLGLAPLIVAQIFRVIAELAASGVTILLVEQNAQAALHLAQRGYVMETGRITLEGPSAQLLADENVRTAYLGGG